In the Opitutia bacterium genome, one interval contains:
- a CDS encoding Dabb family protein, whose protein sequence is MKKFLTVLLAGAACLFASAAFAADSAPKTVLHVVTVTWKAGTTPEQIQAALDGAQAIPAAYPGVLHVWTKTLKQQGERTHVIAMEFKDADALKNYTKSPAQEAWYKVYLPIRDHSTTFDVTN, encoded by the coding sequence ATGAAGAAATTCCTCACTGTCCTTCTCGCTGGCGCGGCCTGCCTCTTCGCATCCGCCGCCTTTGCTGCCGACTCCGCCCCGAAGACCGTTCTTCACGTCGTCACCGTGACGTGGAAAGCCGGCACCACTCCCGAACAGATCCAAGCCGCTCTCGATGGCGCGCAGGCCATCCCGGCAGCCTATCCGGGTGTGTTGCACGTTTGGACGAAGACCCTGAAACAGCAGGGCGAGCGCACCCACGTGATCGCGATGGAGTTCAAGGACGCCGACGCGCTGAAGAACTACACGAAGAGCCCCGCCCAAGAAGCGTGGTATAAGGTCTACCTGCCGATCCGCGACCACAGCACGACGTTCGACGTGACGAACTGA
- a CDS encoding alginate lyase family protein, whose amino-acid sequence MKLLCLAAAVAAPLFAFAQPVRPLLVDLDRRSDAAFSAEVKKALELPIRTIVDKPTPSPTGDAHDYVSYARYWWPDPAKPDGLPYVRHDGHHNRERVEAGDNNRLWKFTGAVSTLALAWSRNHDEAAARRAGEWLRAWFATPATRMNPSLDYAQVRLGHDGNRGSSSGILDGRQLAWAADAVRLLAGSPALTADESRAVRAWFEDYYRWLQTAKNARKEHAAENNHGTWFLVQAAGIALYLGREDDARRIFEENKARIAAQFKPDGSQPEELARQDALGYSRFNLEAQLTLARLARSVGIDLWRYEAPSGASLKKGLAYIAPYNADPSKWPHSQLEKFKPGFLDEVFALAAELEKP is encoded by the coding sequence ATGAAATTGCTGTGCCTCGCCGCCGCTGTGGCGGCACCTCTCTTTGCGTTCGCGCAACCCGTTCGTCCGCTCCTGGTCGATCTCGATCGTCGCTCCGACGCGGCCTTCAGTGCGGAAGTCAAAAAGGCACTCGAGCTGCCGATCCGCACCATCGTCGACAAGCCGACGCCGTCGCCCACCGGCGACGCGCACGACTACGTCAGCTATGCGCGTTACTGGTGGCCGGATCCCGCGAAGCCCGACGGGTTGCCCTACGTGCGCCACGACGGTCACCACAACCGCGAGCGCGTGGAAGCAGGCGACAACAATCGCCTGTGGAAATTCACCGGCGCGGTGTCGACGCTCGCGCTCGCTTGGTCGAGGAACCACGACGAAGCCGCCGCCCGGCGCGCTGGCGAATGGTTGCGCGCCTGGTTCGCCACGCCGGCCACGCGCATGAATCCCTCTCTCGACTACGCGCAGGTCCGCCTGGGCCACGACGGCAATCGCGGCAGCTCTTCTGGCATCCTCGACGGCCGGCAGCTCGCGTGGGCCGCCGATGCGGTGCGTTTGCTCGCCGGCTCTCCCGCGCTCACCGCCGATGAATCGCGCGCGGTGCGCGCGTGGTTCGAGGACTACTATCGCTGGCTGCAGACCGCGAAGAACGCCCGCAAGGAGCACGCCGCCGAGAACAACCATGGCACGTGGTTCCTCGTCCAAGCCGCTGGCATCGCGCTCTACCTCGGCCGGGAGGACGACGCGCGACGGATTTTCGAAGAGAACAAGGCGCGCATCGCCGCGCAGTTCAAGCCCGACGGCAGCCAGCCCGAGGAACTCGCGCGGCAGGATGCGCTCGGCTACAGCCGCTTCAATCTCGAGGCGCAGCTCACGCTCGCGCGCTTGGCGCGCTCGGTGGGCATCGACCTCTGGCGTTACGAGGCGCCGAGCGGTGCGAGTCTCAAAAAGGGACTCGCCTACATCGCGCCCTACAACGCGGATCCGTCCAAGTGGCCGCACAGCCAGCTCGAGAAGTTCAAACCCGGCTTCCTCGATGAGGTGTTCGCTCTCGCGGCTGAATTGGAAAAGCCCTGA
- the uxaC gene encoding glucuronate isomerase: MKPFIHDDFLLQTATARDLYHAFAKDEPIFDYHCHLSQKLIADNHSFADLSEIWLGGDHYKWRAMRTNGVQERVCTGDATPREKFDAWCAAVPHTLGNPLYHWSHLELKRYFGIDEIINPKSADAIWQAANAKLASMRVHDILAANKVAVICTTDDPADSLADHERIKQLGLKTRVYPTFRPDKALGVNAPAAYNAWLERLGGAAGMPVKTFDDLLAALKKRHDDFHAVGGRLSDHGMEQALAEPCTLAEAKSIFDAARAGRAATPEEWAKFGSFLMLEFGRWDAAKGWTKQLHLGALRNNNTRLLKQLGPDTGFDSIGDFPQARALSRYLDALDSTGELPRTVLYNLNPADNYVFATMIGNFQDGSVAGKMQFGSGWWFLDQKEAMEWQMNALMNLGLLSRFVGMLTDSRSFLSYTRHEYFRRVLCNLLGGMVERGEIPADRELVGGMVKNICFANARGYFRLELDPAFRA, from the coding sequence ATGAAACCGTTCATTCACGACGACTTTCTTCTGCAAACCGCGACCGCGCGCGACCTCTACCACGCGTTCGCCAAGGACGAGCCGATTTTTGATTATCACTGCCACCTGTCACAGAAGCTGATCGCGGACAACCACTCGTTCGCCGATCTCTCCGAGATCTGGCTGGGCGGCGACCACTACAAGTGGCGCGCCATGCGCACCAACGGCGTGCAGGAACGCGTCTGCACCGGCGATGCGACACCGCGCGAGAAGTTCGATGCGTGGTGCGCCGCCGTCCCGCACACGCTGGGCAATCCGCTCTACCACTGGTCGCATCTCGAGCTGAAGCGCTACTTCGGCATCGACGAGATCATCAACCCGAAGAGCGCCGACGCCATCTGGCAGGCTGCGAACGCCAAACTCGCGAGCATGCGCGTGCACGACATCCTCGCCGCTAACAAGGTCGCCGTCATCTGCACGACCGACGATCCCGCCGACTCGCTCGCCGACCACGAGCGCATCAAGCAGCTCGGCCTCAAGACGCGCGTCTATCCGACCTTCCGCCCCGACAAGGCGCTCGGCGTGAACGCGCCCGCGGCCTACAACGCGTGGCTCGAACGCCTTGGTGGCGCCGCCGGCATGCCGGTCAAAACCTTCGACGATCTGCTGGCCGCGCTGAAGAAGCGCCATGACGACTTCCACGCCGTCGGTGGCCGCCTCTCGGACCACGGCATGGAGCAGGCGCTCGCCGAGCCGTGCACGCTTGCCGAGGCGAAATCGATTTTCGACGCCGCGCGCGCCGGTCGCGCCGCGACGCCGGAAGAGTGGGCGAAGTTCGGCTCGTTCCTCATGCTCGAGTTCGGCCGCTGGGACGCCGCGAAGGGCTGGACGAAGCAGCTGCACCTCGGCGCGCTGCGCAACAACAACACCCGCCTCCTCAAGCAACTCGGGCCCGACACGGGTTTCGACAGCATCGGCGACTTCCCGCAAGCGCGCGCGCTCAGCCGCTACCTCGACGCGCTCGATTCCACCGGCGAGCTGCCGCGCACCGTCCTCTACAACCTGAACCCGGCCGACAATTACGTCTTCGCGACGATGATCGGCAATTTCCAGGACGGCTCCGTCGCCGGTAAGATGCAGTTCGGTTCCGGCTGGTGGTTCCTCGACCAGAAGGAAGCGATGGAGTGGCAGATGAACGCGCTCATGAACCTCGGTCTGCTCAGCCGCTTCGTCGGCATGCTCACGGACTCGCGCTCGTTCCTCAGCTACACGCGTCACGAGTATTTCCGCCGCGTGCTCTGCAATCTGCTCGGCGGCATGGTCGAGCGTGGCGAAATCCCCGCGGATCGCGAGCTCGTCGGCGGCATGGTGAAGAACATCTGCTTCGCCAACGCTCGCGGCTACTTCCGCCTCGAACTCGATCCCGCTTTTCGCGCCTGA